One window of Quercus robur chromosome 12, dhQueRobu3.1, whole genome shotgun sequence genomic DNA carries:
- the LOC126708435 gene encoding protein MAIN-LIKE 2-like has product MAAANAGQINHAQPGPIDTSVLTLQPNHRSEAIWNGQDPGSLKCRACSEEFSNREPMVDDRVIDIIKALGLEGLLRTPGREIDHGLITALVERWRPETHTFHMPHGEVTITLQDVEVLLGLPVDGDAITGSTQKIWETVCDEYLGFRPANEDHLECSGQRILIKRLLEQVAHPLPPNAEDDEVHRYARCYILALLGDTIFMDKSGDRVHLMWVQQLEDLRNPRRYSWGSACLAWLYRQLCKASDKKASQIGGCLLLVQYWAWARLPFLCPAVERGPPVGAYGPPVRGPLSLK; this is encoded by the exons ATGGCTGCTGCAAATGCTGGACAGATTAACCATGCGCAGCCTGGCCCCATTGACACGTCAGTGTTGACGTTGCAGCCCAACCATCGATCAGAAGCCATTTGGAATGGGCAG GATCCAGGGTCCCTTAAATGTCGTGCCTGTAGTGAAGAGTTCTCGAATCGAGAGCCAATGGTGGATGATCGAGTTATTGACATCATTAAGGCACTTGGTTTGGAGGGACTTCTCAGGACTCCGGGTAGAGAGATTGATCATGGCCTGATAACGGCCTTAGTGGAGCGATGGCGGCCCGAGACTCACACATTCCACATGCCGCATGGTGAGGTCACCATCACATTGCAGGATGTGGAGGTTCTGCTTGGACTTCCTGTTGATGGTGACGCTATAACAGGGAGCACACAAAAAATATGGGAGACTGTGTGCGATGAGTACCTTGGCTTTCGACCTGCCAATGAAGACCATCTGGAATGTAGTGGCCAGAGGATTCTCATCAAACGGCTTTTGGAGCAAGTTGCCCATCCACTGCCGCCTAATGCTGAAGACGATGAAGTGCATAGGTACGCACGATGCTACATCCTAGCACTATTGGGGGACACAATCTTCATGGACAAATCCGGTGATAGGGTGCATCTAATGTGGGTGCAGCAGTTGGAAGACCTTCGCAACCCACGAAGGTATAGTTGGGGAAGTGCTTGCCTTGCATGGCTGTACCGACAGTTATGCAAGGCAAGTGATAAGAAAGCCAGTCAGATTGGTGGGTGTTTATTGTTGGTCCAGTATTGGGCGTGGGCCAGACTCCCCTTTTTGTGCCCGGCAGTTGAGCGTGGCCCACCAGTGGGTGCTTATGGTCCTCCAGTGCGTGGTCCACTGTCCCTTAAGTAA